The following coding sequences lie in one Lolium perenne isolate Kyuss_39 chromosome 2, Kyuss_2.0, whole genome shotgun sequence genomic window:
- the LOC127323344 gene encoding cycloartenol-C-24-methyltransferase 1: MSKTGALDLASGLGGKINKEGVKSAVDEYEKYHGYYGGKEESRKFNYTDMVNKYYDLSTSFYEYGWGESFHFAHRWSGESLRESIKRHEHFLALQLELKPGMKVLDVGCGIGGPLREIARFSSTSVTGLNNNDYQITRGKELNRLAGLSGTCDFVKADFMNMPFSDNTFDAVYAIEATCHAPDPVGCYKEIYRVLKPGQCFAVYEWCITDHYDANNATHKRIKDEIELGNGLPDIRSTKQCLQAVKDAGFEVIWDKDLAVDSPLPWYLPLDPSRFSLSSFRLTTVGRLVTRNMVKALEYIGLAPEGSQRVSNFLEKAADGLVEGGKKEIFTPMYFFVVRKPLSE; this comes from the exons ATGTCCAAGACGGGAGCCCTGGATCTCGCTTCTGGCCTTGGCGGGAAGATCAACAAGGAAGGAGTCAAATCCGCGGTCGATGA GTATGAGAAGTATCATGGATACTACGGAGGGAAGGAGGAATCAAGGAAGTTCAACTACACTGATATG GTTAATAAGTACTATGATCTTTCTACTAGCTTCTATGAGTATGGCTGGGGTGAATCCTTCCACTTTGCTCACAG GTGGAGTGGGGAATCTTTAAGGGAAAGTATCAAACGGCACGAGCACTTCCTGGCCCTTCAGCTTGAGTTGAAACCAGGGATGAAG GTTTTGGACGTTGGCTGTGGAATAGGCGGACCATTGAGAGAAATTGCCAGATTTAG CTCGACCTCAGTTACTGGATTAAACAACAACGACTATCAGATAACTAGGGGAAAG GAGCTCAATCGATTGGCAGGACTGAGTGGAACATGTGACTTTGTCAAG GCAGACTTCATGAATATGCCATTCTCCGATAACACTTTCGATGCTGTTTATGCCATTGAGGCAACATGCCATGCACCTGACCCG GTTGGCTGCTATAAGGAGATCTACCGTGTATTAAAACCTGGGCAGTGTTTTGCTGTGTATGAGTGGTGCATTACAGATCACTATGATGCAAACAATGCAACCCACAAGAGGATCAAGGATGAAATTGAGCTTGGTAATGGTCTACCAGATATCAGAAGTACTAAACAATGTCTTCAAGCTGTTAAAGATGCTGGGTTTGAG GTTATTTGGGATAAGGATCTTGCTGTAGATTCTCCATTGCCTTGGTACTTGCCCTTGGATCCTAGTCGATTTTCCTTGAGTAGTTTCCGTTTGACTACCGTGGGACGACTAGTTACTCGCAATATG GTCAAGGCATTGGAATACATCGGTCTTGCTCCGGAAGGCAGTCAGAGGGTCTCTAATTTCTTAGAGAAGGCTGCGGATGGTCTTGTTGAAGGTGGCAA GAAGGAGATCTTCACCCCGATGTACTTCTTTGTGGTTCGGAAGCCTCTTTCAGAATGA